One stretch of Sander vitreus isolate 19-12246 chromosome 16, sanVit1, whole genome shotgun sequence DNA includes these proteins:
- the npy8ar gene encoding neuropeptide Y receptor Y8a: MSNDSSVLGVWEASDWANTSQCPPSVGGATFLIVAYSAVIAIGLLGNAGLVFIIARQQELRNVTNILIANLSCSDILMCVVCLPVTVIYTLMDRWVLGEALCKVTPFVQCMSVTVSVFSLVLIALERHQLILHPTGWSPAAGHSYLAVGLTWLVACLISLPFLSFNILTNDPFQNISLPVNPFRDHLICMELWPSDKHRLAYTTSLLLFQYCLPLLLVLLCYLRIFLRLRRRRDMLERSRRTQGAQRINTMLLAIVVAFALCWLPLTVFNTLFDWHHQALPDCQHDAVFSACHLMAMASTCINPVVYGFLNSNFQRELKLTLQRCQCGHRTAESYESFPLSTVGSEGITKATSLNRMGSVCVPSPRLEISSALPAKTIPAHT, translated from the exons ATGTCCAACGACAGCAGCGTCCTCGGTGTCTGGGAGGCGTCTGATTGGGCGAACACATCTCAGTGCCCGCCCTCGGTAGGTGGCGCGACGTTCTTGATCGTGGCGTACAGCGCTGTGATTGCAATCGGCTTGCTGGGCAACGCGGGCCTGGTGTTCATCATCGCCCGGCAACAGGAGCTGCGCAACGTCACCAACATCCTGATCGCCAACCTGTCGTGCTCCGACATCCTCATGTGCGTCGTGTGTCTTCCTGTCACCGTCATCTACACGCTGATGGACCGCTGGGTGCTCGGGGAGGCCCTGTGTAAG GTGACTCCCTTCGTCCAGTGCATGTCAGTGACCGTCTCCGTCTTCTCTCTGGTGCTGATCGCTCTGGAGCGTCACCAGCTGATCCTCCATCCCACCGGCTGGTCCCCAGCAGCCGGACACTCGTACCTGGCCGTCGGGCTGACGTGGCTGGTCGCCTGCTTAATCTCGCTGCCCTTCCTCTCCTTCAACATCCTCACCAACGACCCTTTCCAGAACATCAGCTTGCCCGTAAACCCCTTCAG GGACCATCTGATCTGTATGGAGCTGTGGCCGTCAGATAAGCATCGTCTTGCCTACACCACCTCACTGCTGCTCTTCCAGTACTGCCTGCCTCTGCTGCTGGTGCTCCTCTGCTACCTCCGCATCTTCCTCCGCCTGAGGCGACGCAG GGACATGCTGGAGCGCAGCCGGAGGACTCAGGGCGCCCAGAGGATCAACACCATGCTGTTAGCCATCGTCGTAGCCTTCGCTCTGTGCTGGCTGCCGCTCACCGTCTTCAACACGCTGTTTGACTGGCACCACCAGGCGCTACCCGACTGCCAGCACGACGCCGTCTTCTCCGCCTGCCACCTCATGGCGATGGCCTCCACCTGCATCAACCCCGTGGTGTACGGCTTCCTCAACAGCAACTTCCAGAGGGAGCTGAAGTTAACGCTGCAGCGCTGCCAGTGTGGCCACCGCACGGCGGAGAGCTACGAGAGCTTCCCGCTGTCCACCGTGGGCAGCGAAGGCATCACGAAGGCCACCTCGCTCAACAGGATGGGATCGGTGTGCGTTCCCTCACCCAGACTGGAGATCAGCTCAGCATTACCTGCAAAAACAATACCAGCTCACACCTGA